The following proteins are co-located in the Primulina tabacum isolate GXHZ01 chromosome 11, ASM2559414v2, whole genome shotgun sequence genome:
- the LOC142519705 gene encoding uncharacterized protein LOC142519705: protein MDFIGKIYPASSKGHSLILVATYIFTKWIEDVPLKKEEQGNVINFVKENIIHRFGIPESLTTNQRTILTGPDMRGFVEDYGIKLINLSPHYPQSNGKAEASNKVLIRILQKMMEENLRDWPRLLEAMIMELEDVEELRIQAYNAFLLQKQKVARIYNKRINKKSFQEGDVVWKTILPLGTKDRDLGKWSPNWEGPQDPGRVANWLSS, encoded by the exons ATGGACTTCATAGGGAAAATTTACCCAGCATCATCTAAAGGCCACTCGTTAATCCTTGTGGCCACATATATTTTCACCAAATGGATAGAAGATGTGCCTTTGAAGAAAGAGGAACAAGGCAATGTCATTAACTTTGTGAAAGAGAATATCATtcatagatttggaattccagAGTCACTAACCACGAATCAGAGAACTATTTTAACGGGCCCAGATATGAGGGGATTTGTAGAAGACTATGGAATCAAATTGATAAACTTGTCCCCTCATTACCCACAATCCAACGGGAAAGCCGAAGCGTCTAACAAAGTGTTGATAAGGATTCTACAGAAGATGATGGAGGAAAATCTCAGGGACTGGCCAAGGCTACT TGAAGCAATGATTATGGAGTTAGAAGATGTTGAGGAATTGAGAATCCAAGCATATAACGCGTTTTTGTTGCAAAAGCAGAAAGTGGCAAGGATATACAACAAAAGGATCAACAAGAAAAGCTTCCAAGAAGGAGATGTTGTGTGGAAAACCATACTGCCCCTGGGGACAAAGGACAGAGACTTAGGAAAATGGTCCCCAAATTGGGAAGGACCACAAGATCCTGGACGGGTTGCAAATTGGCTATCAAGTTAG